AAAaagcttttaatatttaatttactcgTATTCACCTTAAATCgaaaatcaattaattttcaataaaatctgtaattctatttctaatctctaattaattaaatatgtaaataggtgtaatttatatcttaaatataagatataaatataaagaaaaagaaatgcatCAAATGTATCGATCTAGAATTTGGAATACACGCATCTCTTTTATCTCCTTTTATCTctttataaagaataaaattttccttATCGAATtgaatatataacataaataaactattatatgtagttatcGTCTTAGTCGTAAGtgtgaaaataaaaactaaaagtcTAAAAAAACAGGAATTAAAGTAATTGTATGTGCCAGCGAAAACGGATAATCATACGTTAGATAATATTCTAtctttttatgcaaataatgTTGAAGTAATTCATACTCTAGAGGGATCGTTATTTAATCGCTCAGTGACACCTATAAacgaataacaattttatatatcacgtattgaatttttaaggatctatcgaaaaatattcttaagaaaaactaagaaatgaaaaatatctatCCAAATAGGCTAATTATCAGACTACTTTACGTAATCGACTTGGAATTGCTAATGATTCGGAATTTGtacaacatttaaaattaGTTTCCTTGCGGAGAAAAGTAAACGCGTGTATTCCTGGAAATctgtttttcttcctttctatgCTGCATAAAGTATCTTGATTTAATGATAAATTCGTctttatgataaaatattggCGAAATAAATCTGGGAAAATATATTAGGGAAAAACAAAGaagattagaaataaaaaatatcaaattgctaaaaaattaagaaatacctAATAGGTAATTTCAAGCAGCAagatgataaatttttaattatcgatcCAATCACTTTCTTCGCagaaatagatatataattcgacggaaaatatatcttttacaaGAAAAGGATTAGgaataaaaagtttcaagaaaaaataattttcttttaccgCTCTTTCCCTTTAACAGGTTTGAGGGATTTCCGTGTCCTTTAGAAAATACCTTACAGTATCCTTAAGCTACCTTATCAACTAACTTATTTTCttactattgggttggcaaccaAGTGATCGCGGATTCTgccaataccacctaatgacaaatcATTTGATTACCAACCCAATATTTACCTGGCCAACTATCTTGCTTCCAGTCGCTCAGGTTCTACGGACATCGAGCGTTCCCAGGATTTCCTCTTACGCTCTAACATCTCGTGCCAACCGTGACTCTGATTATTTATTCTCCTTTTGTCACTTCtcgtttttcgtttcttcttttttctctgtttaacggtataaaaaatataaaaatcctgCAAAGATCGAAATAAGAAGATTCAGGGCTCGATGTTACAATAGAATATAATCGTGACTGATGTTTCGAAGAATAAGattgaaagataaatattgataaatcTGATATTCATCTTGCAGCTCCTTACATACATATTTGCGGCATCAAAAATCCGAATCTCGATGACTGTATCATCAAGAGCGTGGCTATTCTATCCAAGAAAATCGCCGGTGGTATCCCAGAGTTGGATGTTCCAGGAACAGACCCAATGTTAATCGGGGACATGGTACTTATCGACACCACAAACTTTAAGGCCACTGGATCCGACGTCACGCTCAGTGGCTTATTGACGTACCATATAAATAGTTTTCACTTAGATCTCGAGAAGCAGCAAGTAGACTTCGATTTGAATTTGGCTGAAGCTAAAATAAATGGCAATTACAATATTAGCGCTAGGATCTTGATCCCTATAAATGGAAGAGGACCTCTCACCTTTACCACAAGTAAGTTAAAGAATTATACGTACGTCTTACCgtatcgttatataatattttatatttagaatgTGTTAATTTATTCGGTATAACTCCTGGCGACGTGCACGAGTCATAAGGCATATCATTATGCGACTACATTCAAGTAAACtgtaaaaaatgtatgaacTTTGTATATAcatcattttcaaaataataatatccgCGCGTTAAAAGAAGTATTTCTGGATTCTATTCGTAAAAACTTATAACGTGTTATAAGAAACAGCTACAAATTTGGTGTAAGCCAAAGTGAAGTTGAACTTATAAAATTATGGATGCAGGTACATTGACTCGAGAAACTACACATTTGGACACTTGTCATAGAAAACTTCTGTACGCATATTGTATGCgctatataaattacaagagGGTTGCTCCATGCAAAACGGGCCACTTAGAGATGAAATATGCTACAGTCCGTGCGAAATTAACCAGAGTTtgaatcaatattttattgatttcgACTTTGTTTAAGAAATACGAACCTTCGAATATCGCAAATTCCATTGCCCGTTTTTACAAAGTCGGTTTATAATTCTTTAGATACGATTCTTTCGAGAGAAGATCGAAAGAAATCGACTGTTATCGATTCGCTCTAGCCATTCCCCTCGC
This genomic window from Bombus fervidus isolate BK054 chromosome 5, iyBomFerv1, whole genome shotgun sequence contains:
- the LOC139987691 gene encoding circadian clock-controlled protein daywake; the encoded protein is MLSRLFLLLTIVVGFVAAEVPPYIHICGIKNPNLDDCIIKSVAILSKKIAGGIPELDVPGTDPMLIGDMVLIDTTNFKATGSDVTLSGLLTYHINSFHLDLEKQQVDFDLNLAEAKINGNYNISARILIPINGRGPLTFTTNDVNAKIRMLYNLVEHAGKQYVYFSSITTHLDIKDYTIKYEPENFDQTLRDAFRDAVGHNNREILEVTRPNLEKAISQKCLEISNKICKHFSYDELLPDRE